A stretch of the Streptomyces sp. WMMB303 genome encodes the following:
- a CDS encoding HXXEE domain-containing protein has product MHTDMRTDVDTERTNVAGAAAAARDADPAGAVGVGVTLGLFAAWALHDAEEVAMVPRWTRTRVPELRERIPGVPEAVWERMESLDGRRFATAVGVMGVIVAAAAADGHRTGGRSGFYQGALTGFGLHGFVHLAQAAAVRGYTPGSVTSPLLVIPFTAWARGRLLDAGVLRPAAPRDLAVGLATAAAATALSHGAAGRLLRLRRGSRGQRA; this is encoded by the coding sequence ATGCACACGGACATGCGTACGGATGTGGACACCGAGCGGACGAACGTGGCGGGGGCCGCTGCGGCAGCGCGCGACGCGGACCCCGCCGGAGCGGTCGGCGTCGGCGTCACCCTGGGGCTCTTCGCCGCATGGGCACTGCACGACGCGGAGGAGGTGGCCATGGTGCCCCGCTGGACCCGGACCCGGGTGCCCGAGCTGCGGGAGCGGATACCCGGCGTGCCCGAGGCGGTGTGGGAGCGGATGGAGTCGCTGGACGGACGCCGGTTCGCCACGGCGGTCGGCGTCATGGGCGTCATCGTGGCGGCGGCCGCGGCCGACGGCCACCGCACGGGCGGGCGCAGCGGCTTCTACCAGGGGGCGCTCACCGGCTTCGGGCTGCACGGCTTCGTCCATCTGGCGCAGGCCGCCGCTGTCCGCGGCTACACCCCCGGCTCGGTCACCTCGCCGCTGCTGGTCATCCCGTTCACGGCCTGGGCCCGCGGGCGGCTGCTGGACGCGGGCGTGCTCCGCCCGGCAGCGCCCCGCGACCTCGCCGTCGGCCTCGCGACCGCCGCCGCGGCGACCGCGCTCTCGCACGGTGCGGCGGGCCGGCTGCTGCGGCTCCGGCGCGGCAGCCGGGGTCAGCGGGCGTAG